The proteins below come from a single Terriglobia bacterium genomic window:
- a CDS encoding NEW3 domain-containing protein, whose translation MLISKEKRNHKKHRKLMCLLSFLWFLPLIPLLVRAAIPVPEAAEDRGAMGLSQSLKRLDIVASVLHTGAHPDDENSALLAWLARGEGTRTAYLSATRGEGGVNLLGPELFENLGVIRTEELYGARRLDHAQQFFTPNYEFGFSKSAEDTFTKWPHDQVLGDFVRVIRYFKPEIIISRFTGTPRDGHGHHQVAGIVTQEAFKVAADPTRFPEYGKPWQAKKLYLNGMGNDPMGISINVGEYDTDLGRTYNQIASEGRSLHRSQAQGSAQDPGPRQTRLQLVQKAVNVADDAPLFSGVLYKLPDLAQLDPGLGASLNDVEQRITAIRQKVNLTHPSDIAPDLAAALKILQQAKAKTSNEHAQFLLQQKEDDFQDALRLASGLIVDVLASDDTVVPGQEFNLTVSVINGGPFNFTGARATTDLPAGWTITPDGTTGSLNAGQRLDQKYKVKAAATADFTQPYWLRQPRRGDRFVWPDVPAGTLPLDTMLLPTRVETDYQGISLVMKKPAEFRRVDRMFGEQRTAVKVVPALSVGVSPEIAIVALKGNRRKEFTVNVENQNPSAISGDVSLILPAGWTASPATLPVSFTQQGEKAALVFTVSVPATAGDFSLKAVLKAGNQEFRSGYTTIAYPHIETRYVYSPAESKVEVVDVATTVTNLGYVEGTGDTIPDALRQLGINVTLLSPKDIATADLSKFPTIVLGVRAYAVRDDLRAYNKRLMDYVSNGGTLVVQYNRSNEVGNVQIAPYPITMANVNQNNQERVTHEEAPVKILAPANPLVNVPNKITEKDFDGWVDERGTFFLRSWDPKYTAVLESNDPGEPGRDGGLVVGKYGKGTYVYTGYSFFRELPAGVKGAYRLFANLVSVEN comes from the coding sequence ATGTTGATAAGCAAAGAGAAACGTAACCACAAGAAGCACAGAAAACTGATGTGCCTTTTAAGCTTCCTGTGGTTCCTTCCCCTTATTCCCCTTCTTGTCCGGGCCGCCATTCCCGTTCCGGAAGCTGCCGAGGACCGTGGCGCGATGGGATTGTCCCAATCGCTGAAGCGCCTCGACATCGTTGCGAGCGTTCTCCATACCGGCGCCCATCCCGATGACGAAAACAGCGCGCTGCTGGCATGGCTCGCGCGAGGCGAAGGAACGCGCACCGCTTATCTTTCGGCGACGCGTGGTGAAGGCGGAGTGAATCTTCTCGGCCCTGAGTTGTTCGAGAACCTTGGCGTTATCCGCACCGAGGAGCTTTACGGCGCGCGCCGTCTCGATCATGCGCAGCAGTTTTTCACGCCGAATTACGAGTTCGGTTTCTCGAAGAGCGCGGAAGACACCTTTACCAAATGGCCACATGATCAGGTGCTCGGCGATTTTGTCCGCGTCATCCGTTACTTCAAGCCGGAAATCATCATCTCGCGCTTCACGGGCACGCCGCGGGACGGCCACGGCCATCACCAGGTTGCCGGAATCGTCACTCAGGAAGCCTTTAAGGTTGCTGCCGATCCCACCCGCTTTCCGGAATACGGCAAACCATGGCAGGCGAAGAAGCTTTACCTGAACGGGATGGGCAACGATCCGATGGGAATTTCCATCAACGTCGGGGAGTACGACACGGATCTCGGCCGTACCTATAACCAGATCGCATCCGAAGGCCGCAGCCTGCATCGTTCGCAGGCTCAGGGCAGCGCTCAAGATCCCGGCCCCCGCCAGACGCGGCTGCAGCTCGTCCAGAAAGCCGTCAATGTGGCCGACGATGCGCCGCTGTTTTCGGGCGTTCTCTACAAGCTGCCCGATCTCGCGCAGCTTGATCCCGGGCTCGGAGCGAGCCTGAACGATGTCGAGCAACGCATCACCGCGATACGACAGAAAGTGAACCTGACGCATCCATCCGATATCGCACCGGATCTCGCAGCCGCGTTGAAAATTCTCCAGCAGGCGAAAGCGAAGACCTCCAACGAACATGCTCAATTCCTGCTGCAGCAGAAGGAAGACGACTTCCAGGATGCCTTGCGGCTTGCTTCCGGTCTGATCGTGGACGTTCTCGCGTCAGATGACACGGTCGTGCCCGGCCAGGAATTCAATCTCACCGTCAGCGTTATTAATGGCGGCCCGTTCAATTTCACGGGAGCGCGGGCCACCACGGATTTGCCGGCAGGCTGGACGATCACTCCGGACGGAACGACGGGCTCATTGAACGCGGGCCAGCGCCTCGATCAAAAATATAAGGTGAAGGCCGCGGCTACCGCCGATTTCACTCAACCCTACTGGCTCCGCCAGCCGCGGCGCGGCGATCGCTTTGTATGGCCGGATGTTCCGGCCGGAACCTTGCCGCTGGATACGATGCTGCTGCCGACCCGTGTGGAAACCGACTACCAGGGCATCTCGCTCGTCATGAAAAAACCGGCCGAGTTCCGCCGCGTCGACCGGATGTTCGGCGAACAGCGCACGGCAGTGAAAGTGGTGCCGGCATTGTCCGTCGGCGTTTCGCCCGAGATCGCGATTGTTGCGCTCAAGGGAAACCGCAGGAAGGAATTCACCGTCAATGTCGAAAACCAAAACCCGTCTGCGATCAGCGGTGATGTGAGCCTGATCCTTCCTGCCGGCTGGACGGCCTCCCCGGCAACACTGCCCGTCAGCTTCACGCAGCAGGGTGAAAAGGCCGCGCTGGTGTTTACTGTTTCGGTTCCGGCAACCGCGGGCGATTTCAGCCTGAAAGCCGTATTGAAGGCAGGGAATCAGGAGTTCCGGAGCGGCTACACCACCATCGCGTATCCGCACATCGAGACACGCTATGTGTACTCGCCCGCGGAGTCGAAAGTCGAAGTGGTCGACGTTGCCACAACTGTGACCAATCTCGGGTACGTCGAAGGTACGGGGGATACCATTCCGGATGCGCTGCGGCAGCTCGGAATCAATGTCACCCTGCTCTCACCGAAGGATATCGCGACGGCGGACCTTTCGAAATTTCCCACGATCGTCCTCGGCGTTCGTGCCTATGCCGTCCGCGACGACCTCCGCGCCTATAACAAACGATTGATGGATTATGTCTCCAATGGCGGGACGCTCGTCGTTCAATACAACCGCTCGAACGAAGTCGGCAACGTGCAGATTGCGCCTTATCCGATAACGATGGCGAACGTGAACCAGAACAACCAGGAGCGGGTCACTCACGAGGAAGCGCCGGTCAAGATTCTCGCTCCGGCCAATCCGCTGGTGAACGTGCCGAACAAGATCACCGAAAAGGACTTCGACGGCTGGGTGGACGAACGCGGCACATTCTTTCTACGCAGTTGGGACCCGAAGTACACCGCCGTCCTCGAAAGTAACGATCCCGGCGAGCCCGGCCGCGATGGCGGTCTCGTCGTCGGGAAATACGGGAAGGGCACGTATGTGTATACAGGCTATTCATTTTTCAGGGAATTACCGGCTGGCGTGAAGGGCGCCTACCGATTATTCGCGAATCTCGTCAGCGTGGAAAACTAA
- a CDS encoding SpoIIE family protein phosphatase — translation MTTPRLYWLGPDGQENVLPLSAPEILIGRKGDVDVVLSNQHVSRHHAKLVKAGDGYSIQDMGSTHGTFVNEARLEQQQLLNDGDRISLGKDRIDLHYLTGNAKPPRPRRDTTQIFEKSLMDLGVVLPSSYSDLEKVSFILDFQYQWEQMFTPDVAFQKILESALKISGAERGFVLIRERDSFGYAAGMDGQGRKLSQSDFKTSHTAVDDVVKTGAPVFMVEGLDNRYKEQASIVAMNVLAIACLPLTGIPSQADTPSVLGILYLDSTKRMHSLSGLDQRILSKLALEAGNVLERVELIKSIEQRKKLEQELSLAEETQRSLLPQTLPRIRNLNIHAFSKPTRYVGGDFYDFLELDNGELFGVLADVSGKGISASLLSSTLLGCLQMQLRARVPVHEALNRLNRFLCEKSSASRFVTMFAFTLNSEGQGKYISAGHNPTYLYRAAAGEIEELHSNNMIIGAFPFATYESASLQLNPGDVLLAYSDGLTEAENVRGEMLGEEAVKKIIRAEASSGSKQLEQRLLDTIQSFTIGQPPTDDITLILVERV, via the coding sequence ATGACGACACCCCGACTCTATTGGCTCGGACCGGACGGACAGGAAAACGTCCTTCCGCTTTCCGCCCCTGAAATTCTGATCGGCCGTAAAGGCGACGTCGATGTTGTGCTCAGCAATCAGCATGTGTCGCGGCACCACGCCAAACTGGTCAAGGCCGGCGACGGCTATTCCATTCAGGACATGGGAAGCACACACGGGACGTTCGTCAATGAAGCGCGCCTCGAACAACAGCAGCTGCTGAACGACGGCGACAGGATCTCGCTGGGAAAAGACCGCATCGATCTCCATTACCTGACCGGCAACGCCAAGCCGCCGAGGCCGCGCAGAGACACGACTCAGATTTTCGAAAAGTCCCTGATGGACCTGGGCGTCGTCCTGCCGTCGAGCTATTCCGATCTGGAAAAGGTCTCGTTCATCCTCGATTTCCAGTACCAGTGGGAACAGATGTTCACACCCGACGTGGCTTTCCAGAAAATCCTCGAATCGGCGCTCAAGATCAGCGGCGCCGAGCGTGGCTTCGTTCTGATTCGCGAACGCGATTCGTTCGGCTATGCGGCGGGGATGGACGGCCAGGGGCGGAAGCTTTCGCAGTCCGATTTCAAGACCAGCCATACCGCTGTCGACGATGTCGTTAAGACGGGCGCCCCGGTCTTCATGGTGGAGGGGCTCGACAACCGGTACAAGGAACAGGCGAGCATCGTCGCAATGAACGTCCTCGCGATCGCCTGCCTGCCGTTGACGGGAATACCGTCGCAGGCCGACACGCCTTCCGTGCTCGGTATCCTGTATCTCGACAGTACGAAAAGGATGCACTCGCTGTCCGGACTGGATCAGCGCATTCTGAGCAAGCTCGCGCTCGAGGCCGGGAATGTTCTCGAACGCGTCGAACTGATCAAAAGCATCGAGCAGCGGAAGAAGCTCGAACAGGAACTGTCGCTCGCCGAAGAAACGCAGCGCTCGCTGCTGCCGCAGACGCTTCCGCGCATCCGCAACCTGAATATCCATGCGTTTTCGAAACCGACGCGCTATGTCGGCGGCGACTTTTACGACTTCCTGGAACTCGACAACGGAGAATTGTTCGGCGTGCTGGCGGACGTCTCCGGAAAAGGAATCTCCGCGTCGTTGCTCAGCTCGACGCTGCTCGGCTGCCTCCAGATGCAATTGCGCGCAAGGGTGCCGGTGCACGAGGCGCTGAACCGCCTGAACCGGTTTCTGTGCGAGAAATCCTCCGCCAGCCGGTTCGTCACGATGTTCGCCTTCACGCTGAACTCCGAAGGACAGGGCAAATACATCAGCGCGGGCCATAACCCGACGTACTTATACCGGGCTGCGGCGGGCGAGATCGAGGAACTCCATTCGAACAATATGATCATCGGCGCGTTTCCCTTTGCCACCTATGAGTCGGCTAGCCTGCAGCTTAATCCGGGCGACGTGCTCCTGGCGTATTCGGACGGACTGACGGAAGCGGAAAACGTTCGCGGCGAAATGCTGGGCGAAGAGGCCGTGAAGAAGATCATCCGGGCTGAAGCCTCGTCAGGGTCCAAGCAATTGGAACAGAGGCTGCTTGACACCATTCAGAGCTTTACGATCGGCCAGCCGCCGACCGACGACATTACGCTGATCCTGGTGGAAAGAGTTTGA
- the glgA gene encoding glycogen synthase GlgA: MRIVMVAGECVPFAKVGGLGDVLGALPPALEKLGVSVTIVIPRHRVIDLAKFGFEPQPAPGTGTVPLGFENVPYDVHRSRLPGSSIDVFLLGNDRFFDRPGIYVDPATAKDYPDQADRWIFFQRAVMEFFKDESPAPDILHCHDHQTGLIPAYLRRFYQSGHSFARTRSVLTIHNLGYQGLFPREAMGRAGFNDAEFYFGSPFEFYGMVNFMKAGISYADLITTVSPTYAREIQNSKEFGYGLEGVLQERGQNLVGILNGIDEQLWNPADDRLLPARYNKDDLSGKAENKKALIRKYGLDGSHPDWPLLAMLSRIDVQKGFDLLVGVLEHFLAKDLYFALLGSGNKETEGYLRTIIDRFPGKAGMRFEFDNGSAHLVEAGADIFLMPSKYEPCGLNQMYSLRYGTVPVVRRTGGLADTVTEYDPATRLGTGFVFTGYDAEQFKAAIERALLLWPKKKEWRRLMRNGMSRDFSWTESARKYVEAYERVIP, translated from the coding sequence ATGCGCATCGTCATGGTGGCCGGCGAATGCGTTCCATTCGCCAAAGTCGGTGGCTTGGGCGATGTGCTCGGCGCCCTTCCTCCAGCGCTCGAAAAGCTCGGAGTCTCCGTCACGATCGTGATCCCGCGGCACCGCGTCATCGATCTGGCGAAGTTCGGCTTCGAGCCGCAACCTGCGCCGGGGACAGGCACCGTTCCTCTCGGTTTTGAGAACGTTCCATACGACGTTCATCGCAGCAGGCTTCCGGGATCTTCCATCGACGTTTTTCTGCTCGGCAACGACCGGTTTTTCGACCGGCCCGGGATCTACGTCGATCCCGCAACCGCCAAGGACTATCCCGACCAGGCCGACCGATGGATTTTCTTCCAGCGCGCGGTGATGGAGTTCTTTAAAGACGAGTCGCCCGCTCCGGACATCCTGCATTGCCACGATCATCAGACCGGACTGATTCCCGCGTACCTGCGCCGCTTCTATCAGTCCGGGCATTCGTTCGCGCGGACGCGGTCGGTTCTGACGATTCATAATTTGGGATATCAAGGCCTCTTCCCCCGCGAAGCGATGGGGCGCGCGGGGTTCAACGACGCCGAGTTTTATTTCGGAAGCCCGTTCGAGTTCTACGGCATGGTGAATTTCATGAAGGCCGGCATCAGCTATGCCGATCTCATCACGACGGTGAGCCCCACCTATGCGCGCGAAATTCAAAACAGCAAAGAATTCGGTTACGGCCTCGAAGGCGTGCTTCAGGAGCGCGGACAGAATCTGGTCGGCATCCTGAACGGCATCGACGAGCAGTTATGGAATCCCGCGGACGACCGGCTGCTTCCGGCGCGCTACAACAAAGATGACCTTTCCGGCAAAGCCGAAAACAAGAAAGCCTTGATCCGGAAATACGGGCTCGATGGTTCGCATCCGGACTGGCCGCTTCTGGCAATGCTCTCGCGGATCGACGTTCAGAAGGGTTTCGATCTTCTGGTCGGCGTGCTGGAACATTTTCTGGCGAAGGATCTGTACTTCGCCCTCCTCGGCAGCGGCAACAAGGAGACCGAAGGTTATCTTCGAACCATCATCGATCGATTTCCCGGAAAAGCGGGCATGCGATTCGAATTCGACAACGGCAGCGCACACCTCGTCGAAGCGGGAGCCGACATCTTCCTGATGCCGTCGAAATACGAACCGTGCGGATTGAACCAGATGTACAGCCTCCGGTACGGTACCGTACCGGTTGTCCGGCGGACCGGCGGGCTTGCGGACACCGTCACGGAATACGATCCCGCCACCCGGCTGGGAACCGGATTCGTTTTTACCGGTTACGATGCCGAGCAGTTCAAAGCGGCGATCGAGCGGGCGCTCCTGCTGTGGCCAAAGAAGAAGGAATGGAGGCGGCTGATGCGGAACGGCATGAGCCGGGACTTCAGCTGGACGGAGTCGGCCAGGAAATACGTCGAGGCGTATGAGAGAGTGATTCCCTGA
- the proC gene encoding pyrroline-5-carboxylate reductase, whose amino-acid sequence MFDNKRIAVLGVGKLGEALISGMTDAGIVSKKQFIATAAHKERLDVVRNKLDIETTLSNTEAVRKAHLVLLCVKPQTVEDVLRQVAEELTPDHIVVSVAASVTTRLMEGVINKAVPVIRTMPNTPCLVKQGMTALAPGKHATAEHLAQARKIFDAIGRTVILDEKHMDAVTGLSASGPAFVYIIIESFVEAGVKVGLPREAATLLAAQMVLGAATMVLETGEHPAKLKDIVTTPAGCTIDGILELEDGGLRVTLIKAIVRATQRAKELVNG is encoded by the coding sequence ATGTTTGACAACAAAAGAATTGCAGTACTCGGGGTGGGCAAGCTCGGGGAAGCGCTGATCAGCGGCATGACCGACGCGGGAATCGTGTCGAAGAAACAGTTCATCGCCACCGCGGCCCACAAGGAGCGGCTCGATGTCGTCCGGAACAAGCTCGACATCGAAACCACCCTCTCGAATACCGAAGCGGTCAGGAAAGCGCACCTCGTGCTCTTATGCGTGAAGCCTCAGACGGTGGAGGATGTCCTGCGCCAGGTTGCAGAAGAACTCACTCCGGATCATATCGTCGTTTCGGTCGCCGCGAGCGTAACGACGCGGCTCATGGAGGGAGTGATCAATAAAGCCGTTCCCGTAATCCGCACCATGCCGAACACGCCCTGCCTGGTGAAGCAAGGGATGACCGCGCTCGCTCCCGGAAAACATGCAACCGCCGAACACCTGGCGCAGGCGCGAAAGATCTTCGATGCCATCGGGCGCACCGTGATTCTCGACGAGAAACATATGGACGCGGTGACCGGCTTGAGCGCCAGCGGGCCGGCCTTCGTCTACATCATCATCGAATCGTTCGTCGAAGCCGGCGTCAAAGTGGGCCTTCCCCGCGAGGCGGCAACGCTGCTGGCCGCGCAAATGGTTCTGGGGGCCGCGACGATGGTGCTCGAGACCGGAGAACATCCCGCAAAGCTCAAAGACATCGTGACGACGCCTGCGGGCTGCACAATCGACGGCATCCTCGAACTGGAAGACGGAGGTCTGCGCGTGACGCTGATCAAGGCCATCGTCCGCGCCACGCAGCGCGCCAAAGAGCTGGTTAACGGCTGA